In a genomic window of Bacillus rossius redtenbacheri isolate Brsri chromosome 4 unlocalized genomic scaffold, Brsri_v3 Brsri_v3_scf4_2, whole genome shotgun sequence:
- the LOC134542155 gene encoding uncharacterized protein LOC134542155 isoform X3, whose product MANMLLEYIFVSAVREQMLYESLLAMRRVFPVGDEAVPLLLCILKHSRSLQEASWKIIQSTQSLISNGSKGFESHIKGDRR is encoded by the exons ATGGCAAACATGCTACTGGAGTATATTTTCGTTTCAG CCGTGCGGGAGCAGATGCTCTACGAGTCGCTGCTGGCGATGAGGCGGGTGTTCCCCGTCGGAGACGAAGCGGTGCCTCTGCTCCTGTGCATCCTGAAGCACTCGCGCTCCCTGCAGGAAGCCTCCTGGAAGATCATCCAAA GTACACAGTCTCTGATATCCAACGGATCCAAAGGTTTTGAGTCGCACATCAAAGGCGATCGCAGGTAA